The following coding sequences are from one Culex quinquefasciatus strain JHB chromosome 1, VPISU_Cqui_1.0_pri_paternal, whole genome shotgun sequence window:
- the LOC6040698 gene encoding odorant receptor 13a has translation MKILIKILQFYGYWTSENDGNHFTSTQQIYAVATSWVILPALFFCYNHMSHVRLVMKTSIELMVIVKYVIHMASLYGYRSKLELTHRELEAALKPISGDEVQEAEVHDFRRRLHRVTDLIIKWYFNVECVVIVVYCFIPPTIVIVQYAATGVVPPLSNLIESDYVLFDYKSKFEIWLLVAFVTGLAGVYILIAGIISDLFSWCQLIRIAGLFRIVAAKFRNLDKFQKESELRKELIKVVNLQEIAYRSARQFDEFLGKLQLYLYGACICTLCMTMIVMATASEDCELLYKMFLILWFMVFQIFAYSMLGTEIMSASFSAAEAIYEIRWYERSVENRKLILQVLMRSQEVVTMSAEKFVCVNRETFGAVLRSTFSYYTVLRRLYDA, from the exons ATgaagattttaataaaaatcctTCAATTTTACGGCTACTGGACGTCCGAAAATGACGGCAACCATTTTACAAGCACGCAGCAAATTTACGCGGTGGCCACCTCTTGGGTGATCCTCCCGGCGTTATTCTTCTGCTACAACCATATGTCCCACGTCCGGCTGGTGATGAAAACGTCGATCGAACTTATGGTCATCGTGAAGTACGTGATCCACATGGCATCACTGTACGGATATCGCTCAAAGTTGGAGCTAACTCACCGAGAATTGGAGGCAGCTCTAAAGCCTATTTCGGGGGATGAAGTTCAGGAGGCGGAAgttcacgattttcgtcgaAGGTTACACAGAGTGACCGATCTGATCATCAAGTGGTACTTCAACGTTGAATGTGTAGTGATTGTCGTGTATTGCTTTATCCCTCCTACAATCGTCATCGTGCAATATGCGGCCACAGGAGTTGTCCCTCCGCTCTCCAACCTGATAGAATCTGA TTACGTACTTTTCGACTACAAGTCCAAATTCGAAATATGGCTTTTGGTGGCCTTCGTTACGGGGCTGGCCGGGGTTTACATTCTGATAGCTGGCATTATATCTGACCTGTTCAGTTGGTGTCAGTTGATTCGGATCGCGGGATTGTTTCGAATAGTTGCTGCAAAGTTTCGCAATTTGGACAAGTTCCAAAAGGAATCAGAATTACGAAAAGAGCTCATCAAAGTAGTTAATCTACAGGAAATCGCATATCG AAGCGCCAGGCAGTTTGATGAGTTTTTGGGTAAACTCCAACTATATTTGTACGGAGCATGCATTTGTACTCTTTGCATGACAATGATTGTGATGGCTACG GCCAGTGAAGATTGTGAGTTGCTGTACAAAATGTTTCTGATACTGTGGTTTATGGTCTTTCAGATTTTTGCGTATTCAATGCTCGGTACCGAAATAATGAGCgcg AGTTTTTCTGCTGCTGAGGCCATCTATGAGATCCGTTGGTACGAACGTTCCGTTGAAAATCGAAAGCTAATACTACAAGTGCTAATGAGATCCCAAGAAGTGGTCACGATGTCGGCGGAAAAGTTTGTCTGCGTGAACCGGGAAACATTTGGGGCG GTTCTTCGATCTACATTTTCGTATTACACTGTTTTGAGAAGATTGTATGATGCTTAA
- the LOC6040697 gene encoding uncharacterized protein LOC6040697: MLFRKQHHFDAMMAFNIRVLTALGFWGESGIELRATLQYLAYTTWFIPPGVLFCVRQQPSSKLMLKSVYELVAAGSCIIRIGNLYVFNGTLQKAFNEVQFALGELSRDSSDAVRKVLNHLTISADYICKGYGGMLIIQCLLFGPAQGLVSILKYFVWGEDPKYSLLEADYLIYNQYSNFNVWLLTMLASTCALYVLVFALLSHETFYWNILHHVSYLFKIIRLKILELDDCSTPKQFHEQLSIVVEMHERAFKSTRLLEQAISAMMSFLYLSFITIMCSMLLVFTVIQPDLGFLLMMSVALQYNVFLIFTFSMLGTELTEASLSVSDAVYSIRWYEKSPAERRLLLFVQMRAQKQAAITAAKFFYLTRTSFATAIKKTFSYFTVILQFYG; the protein is encoded by the exons ATGCTGTTCCGGAAGCAGCACCACTTCGACGCCATGATGGCGTTCAATATCCGCGTGCTGACGGCGTTGGGATTCTGGGGTGAGTCGGGCATCGAGCTGCGTGCCACGCTGCAGTATCTGGCCTACACCACGTGGTTCATTCCCCCGGGAGTCCTTTTCTGCGTGCGCCAGCAGCCGTCCTCGAAGTTGATGCTCAAAAGTGTGTACGAGCTGGTGGCCGCCGGAAGTTGCATCATTCGGATTGGGAACTTGTACGTGTTCAATGGCACTCTGCAGAAGGCGTTCAACGAGGTGCAGTTTGCGTTGGGTGAGCTGTCCCGAGATAGTAGTGATGCCGTACGGAAGGTTCTGAATCATCTCACCATATCTGCTGACTACATATGCAAAGGTTACGGCGGGATGCTCATAATCCAGTGTTTGCTGTTTGGACCGGCCCAAGGTTTGGTTTCGATATTGAAGTATTTTGTTTGGGGCGAAGATCCAAAGTATTCTCTCTTGGAAGCTGA CTATCTGATTTACAACCAGTACAGCAACTTTAACGTCTGGTTACTAACAATGCTAGCCTCCACTTGCGCTTTGTACGTTCTGGTGTTCGCTCTATTATCTCACGAAACTTTTTACTGGAATATATTGCATCATGTTTCGTACCTGTTCAAAATAATTCGCCTTAAAATTCTGGAACTAGACGATTGCAGTACGCCGAAGCAGTTTCACGAGCAACTCTCAATCGTTGTGGAAATGCACGAACGAGCTTTTAA AAGCACTCGTCTACTGGAGCAAGCAATCAGTGCCATGATGAGCTTTCTCTACTTATCGTTCATAACAATTATGTGCTCAATGCTGTTGGTCTTCACCGTCATTCAGCCAGACCTCGGTTTCCTGCTGATGATGAGCGTAGCCCTGCAGTACAACGTGTTTCTCATCTTTACCTTTTCGATGCTGGGCACCGAGTTGACCGAAGCG AGTCTGTCCGTCTCGGACGCCGTATATTCGATTCGTTGGTATGAAAAATCACCCGCCGAACGACGACTGCTGCTATTCGTTCAGATGAGAGCGCAAAAACAGGCCGCCATAACGGCGGCGAAGTTCTTCTACCTGACGAGGACCTCCTTTGCGACG GCTATCAAAAAAACATTCTCGTACTTCACGGTCATCCTTCAATTCTATGGATAA